The following coding sequences lie in one Pseudomonas sp. B33.4 genomic window:
- a CDS encoding mechanosensitive ion channel family protein, with translation MVKFRIAMLLGALLFLGASEIDAAALPGIPAATEEAAKPEPIVQGGLLGAISSSIDDVQDKLDLNEHLVDAWRLRADRAADEVDKLVNQPSNRSGWSVAGDFLLLSGTWLGSFALLTVLGSLLTKRLREGRWLRTRQRSQDLLGYLLPYTVPALICLPLTLYVSHFLQASVGRALALCLAYATSSGIFSTSMLLCVVVMFNVGHKRPAARIIRDYCPRPLFLIGFLAALSDALTSPQIARQLGGNITSSIAVFTGLVASIIFGLLVIRLRRPVAHLIRNRSLSQRLKQPSLQESLRIFSGLWYWPIVLMVLVSAVNLIGIGEDNQKALRCALFTTVLLIGTVFLSTILQHLFKSRKAEAIQRSSAYKERFLSLLHALLRIVIAIAFIDILGRIWGVSLLDFAQSSTVGRAISNALSSIGLIFLVTWLLWVVLDTAIQEALKPPVSKRGARQPSTRVKTILPLLRNAIKIILVVICAITTMANLGINVAPLLAGAGVVGLAIGFGSQQLVQDVITGLFIIIEDTLSIGDWVVLDSGHAGTVEGLTIRTLRLRDGKGFVHSVPFGQIKAVTNQSRQFAFAFFSVQFTYDTDVDKAIELIRETGDSIREDPFLKYNLQGPLDVFGVDKMDLNGVVLTAQFRTVSGGQYAVSRAFNQRLKKLVDNSPVVHFAQTYPQQVLLPKRQQEGAVVANEVPQESRT, from the coding sequence TTGGTCAAGTTCAGGATCGCTATGCTGCTGGGAGCACTGTTGTTTCTCGGCGCCAGTGAAATCGACGCCGCCGCATTACCGGGCATCCCGGCCGCCACCGAAGAAGCGGCCAAACCTGAACCGATTGTGCAGGGTGGTCTGCTCGGTGCGATCAGTTCAAGCATCGACGACGTCCAGGACAAGCTCGATCTCAACGAACACCTGGTCGACGCCTGGCGCCTGCGCGCCGATCGCGCCGCCGATGAAGTCGACAAACTGGTCAACCAGCCGTCGAATCGCTCGGGCTGGAGCGTCGCCGGGGATTTCCTCTTGTTGTCCGGCACTTGGCTCGGCAGTTTCGCGCTGCTCACCGTGCTCGGCAGCCTGTTGACCAAACGCCTGCGTGAGGGTCGCTGGTTGCGCACCCGTCAGCGCAGTCAGGATCTGCTCGGTTACTTGCTGCCGTACACCGTGCCGGCGCTGATCTGTCTGCCGTTGACGTTGTATGTCAGCCATTTTCTGCAAGCCTCGGTCGGACGCGCGCTGGCGCTGTGTCTGGCCTACGCCACCAGCAGCGGCATCTTTTCGACTTCGATGTTGCTGTGCGTGGTGGTGATGTTCAACGTCGGCCATAAACGTCCGGCGGCGCGGATCATTCGTGATTATTGCCCGCGCCCGCTGTTCCTGATCGGCTTCCTCGCTGCTCTCAGCGATGCGCTGACCAGCCCGCAGATCGCCCGTCAATTGGGTGGCAATATCACCAGCAGCATCGCGGTGTTTACCGGGTTGGTCGCCTCGATCATTTTCGGTTTGCTGGTGATTCGCCTGCGTCGCCCGGTGGCACACCTGATCCGCAATCGCTCGCTGAGCCAGCGGCTGAAACAGCCCTCGTTGCAGGAGTCGCTGCGGATTTTTTCCGGGCTGTGGTATTGGCCGATCGTGCTGATGGTGCTGGTCTCTGCGGTCAATCTGATCGGCATCGGCGAGGACAATCAGAAAGCCTTGCGCTGCGCGCTGTTCACCACGGTGCTGCTGATCGGCACGGTGTTCCTCAGCACGATCCTGCAGCATCTGTTCAAGTCACGAAAAGCCGAAGCGATCCAGCGCAGCAGTGCCTACAAGGAGCGTTTTCTCAGCCTGCTGCACGCCTTGCTGAGGATTGTCATCGCCATCGCGTTCATCGATATCCTCGGGCGGATCTGGGGCGTGTCGCTGCTCGATTTTGCCCAGAGCAGCACGGTCGGTCGGGCCATCAGCAACGCGCTGAGCAGCATCGGTCTGATCTTCCTGGTGACGTGGTTACTGTGGGTGGTACTCGACACGGCAATTCAGGAAGCGCTGAAACCACCGGTCAGCAAGCGCGGCGCACGCCAGCCAAGTACGCGGGTAAAAACCATTCTGCCGCTGCTGCGCAACGCGATCAAAATCATCCTTGTGGTGATTTGCGCGATCACTACCATGGCTAACCTGGGAATCAACGTTGCGCCACTGCTGGCCGGTGCCGGGGTGGTCGGTCTGGCCATCGGTTTCGGTTCGCAGCAACTGGTGCAGGACGTGATCACCGGGCTGTTCATCATCATCGAGGACACCCTGTCGATTGGTGATTGGGTGGTGCTCGATTCCGGGCACGCCGGCACGGTCGAGGGGTTGACCATTCGTACCCTGCGTCTGCGCGACGGCAAGGGCTTTGTGCACTCGGTGCCGTTCGGCCAGATCAAGGCTGTGACCAACCAATCGCGGCAGTTTGCCTTTGCGTTTTTCTCGGTGCAGTTCACTTATGACACGGACGTGGATAAAGCCATTGAGCTGATCCGCGAGACCGGTGATTCGATCCGCGAAGACCCGTTCCTCAAGTACAACCTGCAAGGGCCGCTGGATGTGTTTGGCGTCGACAAGATGGATTTGAACGGTGTGGTGCTGACGGCGCAGTTCAGGACGGTGTCGGGTGGGCAATATGCGGTGAGCCGCGCGTTCAACCAGCGCTTGAAGAAGCTTGTGGATAACAGTCCGGTGGTGCATTTCGCGCAGACTTATCCACAGCAGGTTTTGTTGCCGAAGCGCCAGCAGGAGGGGGCTGTGGTGGCGAACGAGGTGCCGCAGGAATCGCGGACTTAA